A single window of Mycolicibacterium madagascariense DNA harbors:
- a CDS encoding FAD-binding dehydrogenase — MDADVIVVGAGLAGLVATHELTQRGIKVLVVDQENRANLGGQAFWSFGGIFLVGSPEQRRSGVKDSFELAWNDWQGSAHFDRLDDQDFWAAKWARAYVEFAAGDKRDYLTRHGISFLPTVGWAERGDLRANGHGNSVPRFHVAWGTGTGVVAPFVDSALEAEKRGAVTFQHRHQVDDLVITSGVATGVRGTVLAPDDAVRGAPSNRDAIGEFEFSAQAVIVTTGGIGGNHEIVRRNWPREMGTAPRSMITGVPAHVDGRMLGIAAAAGVRLVNEDRMWHYTEGIQNWNPIWPQHAIRVLPGPSSMWFDALGRRLPAPFLPGYDTRGTLKYLRTTPDIQQYDHSWFILTQKMIGKEFALSGSEQNPDITNRDKKLFLRERVLGSGAPTPVEAFKQRGADFVVSGDLEDLVARMNKLTDEPLLDPAAIRAQIESRDLQMANPFSKDAQIQGIRNARRFLGDRIGRCAAPHRILDPDAGPLIGVKMHVLTRKTLGGIQTDLSSRALNAQGQPIDGLYAAGEVAGFGGGGVHGYNALEGTFLGGCIFSGRIAGRAVAASL, encoded by the coding sequence ATGGACGCAGACGTCATCGTCGTTGGCGCAGGATTGGCCGGCCTGGTCGCCACCCACGAACTCACCCAGCGCGGCATAAAGGTGCTGGTCGTCGACCAGGAGAACCGCGCCAACCTGGGCGGGCAAGCGTTCTGGTCCTTCGGCGGCATCTTCCTGGTCGGCAGCCCCGAACAGCGACGCTCCGGGGTGAAGGACTCCTTCGAACTGGCGTGGAACGACTGGCAGGGCAGCGCCCACTTCGACCGCCTCGACGACCAGGACTTCTGGGCCGCCAAGTGGGCGCGGGCCTACGTCGAGTTCGCCGCCGGCGACAAACGCGACTACCTCACCCGCCACGGCATCTCGTTCCTGCCGACCGTCGGATGGGCCGAGCGCGGGGATCTGCGCGCCAACGGGCACGGCAACTCGGTGCCCCGCTTCCACGTCGCCTGGGGCACCGGCACCGGGGTGGTGGCACCGTTCGTGGACTCGGCGCTGGAGGCCGAGAAGCGCGGCGCGGTGACCTTCCAGCATCGCCACCAGGTCGACGACCTCGTCATCACCAGCGGCGTCGCGACCGGGGTTCGCGGCACGGTGCTGGCACCCGACGACGCGGTCCGTGGCGCCCCGTCCAACCGCGACGCCATCGGGGAGTTCGAATTCAGCGCCCAGGCGGTCATCGTCACCACCGGTGGCATCGGCGGCAACCACGAGATCGTCCGGCGCAACTGGCCCAGGGAGATGGGCACCGCACCGCGGTCGATGATCACCGGCGTACCCGCCCACGTCGACGGCCGCATGCTGGGCATCGCCGCGGCCGCTGGGGTGCGGCTGGTCAACGAGGATCGCATGTGGCACTACACCGAAGGAATCCAGAATTGGAACCCGATCTGGCCCCAGCACGCCATCCGCGTGCTGCCCGGCCCGTCGTCGATGTGGTTCGACGCGCTCGGGCGACGCCTCCCGGCGCCCTTCCTGCCCGGCTACGACACGCGCGGCACCCTGAAGTACCTTCGCACCACCCCGGACATCCAGCAGTACGACCATTCCTGGTTCATCCTCACCCAGAAGATGATCGGCAAGGAGTTCGCCCTCTCGGGGTCGGAGCAGAACCCCGACATCACCAACCGCGACAAGAAGCTGTTCCTCAGAGAACGCGTCCTCGGCAGTGGTGCACCCACCCCGGTGGAGGCCTTCAAACAACGCGGCGCCGACTTCGTGGTCTCCGGCGACCTCGAGGACCTCGTGGCCCGGATGAACAAGCTCACCGATGAACCGCTGTTGGATCCCGCCGCCATCCGCGCCCAGATCGAGTCCCGCGACCTTCAGATGGCGAACCCGTTCTCCAAGGACGCGCAGATCCAGGGCATCCGCAACGCGCGGCGCTTCCTTGGTGACCGGATCGGACGCTGCGCGGCGCCGCACCGCATCCTCGACCCCGACGCCGGACCGCTGATCGGCGTCAAGATGCACGTCCTGACCCGAAAGACGTTGGGCGGCATCCAAACCGACCTGTCCTCCCGGGCACTGAATGCTCAGGGTCAGCCGATCGACGGCCTCTACGCCGCCGGAGAGGTCGCCGGATTCGGCGGTGGTGGCGTGCACGGCTACAACGCGCTGGAGGGCACGTTCCTGGGTGGCTGCATCTTCAGTGGACGCATCGCTGGGCGCGCCGTCGCAGCCTCCCTCTAG
- a CDS encoding STAS domain-containing protein encodes MTNDGAGIEVTVLDVEGVTVVHVKGSVDMLTAATLGTRLLAAVAEHPRALIVDLTELEFLASMGLQVLLDAHAAAGPDTTMVVAADGPTTSRPLQITGIDDTIALYPTRAAALQALAG; translated from the coding sequence GTGACGAATGACGGCGCGGGCATCGAGGTGACGGTTCTCGACGTGGAGGGGGTGACCGTGGTGCACGTCAAGGGCTCGGTGGACATGCTGACCGCCGCCACGCTCGGCACCCGACTCCTCGCCGCGGTGGCCGAGCACCCCCGCGCACTCATCGTCGATCTGACCGAACTGGAGTTCTTGGCCTCGATGGGCTTGCAGGTCCTCCTCGACGCCCACGCCGCGGCGGGACCCGACACCACGATGGTGGTGGCCGCCGACGGCCCGACCACCAGCCGCCCGCTTCAGATCACCGGCATCGACGACACCATCGCCCTGTATCCCACTCGCGCCGCGGCCCTGCAGGCCCTCGCGGGCTGA
- a CDS encoding EAL domain-containing protein: protein MRDVLDDTDVLRAVLDESPDLIALADDGGRVFYLNRTGLALIGLTGLPSDPAMTIDELFGCAHATVDGPCPLAHSATGRWHGPAEIENVATDVPIPVRTTSFVVPRSGGRGNVTVWLARDVRGAHDDGWQSAVETSTYRAAEQQAIANLSRLALDGDIDQLLDSATTAASTLMGVDRCMITRPIAGDDDEIAVVGFTGQPPRLPTMPARDKSLMGYTMMVDEVVLCYDRDEETRFSTAAMASFGFRSGVGVPIPGGESGPWGVLSVHSNHNRVYSARELSFLQTVTGVLSAAIRRVDLDEQLHARSLRDPLTNLANRTQAYQRIDEALARARDDGSSVAILLLDVDDFKIINDSLGHEAGDRALVRVAHRLAAASRDGDTVARIGGDEFLIVCEDVDGIEHAQRLADNLTFAVNRPQPLGTEPLPLSASIGIAMSTATSTRQELIHQADLAMYRAKDIGHGGSAVFDHGDLYDADRTRRLSVDLRAALGEGELNLLYQPIVDIATGRVVAMEALARWRHPSLGVIDPTEFVAVAERTGLVGGLGEWALRTACLQAASWRRFTDVGIRVNVSAMQLRDTAFVDKVAGVLRWTGLEPAALGLEITETVSLSDNDRVSGTLTALHDMGIGLALDDLGSGYSSIAYLNRYPVFECFKIDKSYIADLPDPRATAILTAIVMLARAFGLVVVGEGVETPEQLATLRECGCDLAQGFLLGRPMTESQATIALATSGEQAGAPA from the coding sequence GTGCGGGACGTACTCGACGACACCGACGTCCTGCGCGCGGTGCTCGACGAGTCACCCGACCTGATCGCGCTTGCCGACGACGGCGGACGGGTCTTCTACCTCAATCGAACCGGCCTCGCGCTGATCGGGTTGACGGGCCTCCCCTCCGACCCCGCCATGACGATCGACGAACTCTTCGGCTGCGCGCACGCGACCGTCGACGGCCCGTGTCCCCTTGCCCATTCCGCGACGGGGCGATGGCACGGCCCCGCCGAGATCGAGAACGTCGCCACCGACGTGCCCATCCCGGTGCGGACGACGTCCTTCGTCGTGCCCCGCTCCGGTGGGCGAGGCAACGTCACCGTGTGGCTGGCTCGCGACGTCCGCGGTGCGCACGACGACGGGTGGCAGAGCGCCGTCGAGACGTCGACCTACCGGGCGGCCGAACAGCAGGCGATCGCCAACTTGAGCAGGCTCGCGCTCGACGGCGACATCGATCAGCTCCTCGACTCGGCGACCACCGCAGCCTCGACGCTGATGGGCGTCGACCGCTGCATGATCACCCGCCCCATCGCCGGCGACGACGACGAGATCGCCGTCGTCGGGTTCACCGGTCAGCCCCCGCGGCTGCCGACGATGCCCGCCCGGGACAAGTCGCTGATGGGTTACACGATGATGGTCGACGAGGTCGTGCTCTGCTACGACCGGGACGAGGAGACGCGATTCTCCACCGCGGCGATGGCCTCCTTCGGCTTCCGCAGCGGCGTCGGCGTACCCATCCCCGGCGGCGAGTCGGGTCCGTGGGGCGTGCTGTCGGTGCACAGCAACCACAATCGGGTCTACAGCGCGCGCGAGCTGTCCTTCCTGCAGACGGTCACCGGCGTGCTCTCGGCGGCCATCCGGCGCGTCGATCTCGACGAGCAGTTGCACGCGCGCAGTCTGCGCGATCCCCTGACCAACCTGGCCAACCGCACGCAGGCCTACCAGCGCATCGACGAGGCCCTCGCCCGCGCCAGGGACGACGGATCGTCGGTGGCGATACTCCTGCTCGACGTCGACGACTTCAAGATCATCAACGACAGCCTCGGGCACGAAGCGGGTGACCGTGCGCTGGTGCGCGTCGCCCACCGCCTCGCCGCCGCATCGCGGGACGGCGACACCGTCGCCCGCATCGGCGGTGACGAGTTCCTGATCGTCTGCGAAGACGTCGACGGCATCGAGCACGCACAACGCTTGGCGGACAATTTGACCTTTGCGGTCAACCGCCCGCAACCGCTGGGAACCGAACCTCTGCCGCTCAGCGCCAGTATCGGCATCGCGATGTCCACCGCGACCTCGACCCGCCAGGAACTGATCCATCAGGCCGATCTTGCGATGTACCGCGCCAAGGACATCGGCCACGGCGGAAGTGCGGTCTTCGACCACGGCGACCTCTATGACGCCGACCGGACGCGGCGCCTGTCGGTGGACCTGCGCGCGGCCCTCGGCGAGGGTGAGCTCAATTTGCTGTATCAGCCCATCGTGGACATCGCGACGGGCAGGGTCGTCGCGATGGAGGCCCTGGCCCGCTGGCGACATCCCAGCCTGGGCGTCATCGACCCCACCGAATTCGTGGCCGTGGCCGAAAGAACCGGTCTCGTAGGCGGTCTCGGCGAATGGGCGCTACGCACCGCATGCCTGCAGGCCGCATCCTGGCGCAGGTTCACCGACGTCGGCATCCGCGTCAACGTCAGCGCCATGCAACTGCGCGACACCGCATTCGTGGACAAGGTCGCCGGCGTCCTGAGGTGGACGGGGCTCGAACCCGCCGCACTGGGGCTCGAGATCACCGAAACCGTGTCGCTCTCCGACAACGATCGCGTGTCGGGCACCTTGACTGCGTTGCACGACATGGGAATTGGACTGGCGCTCGACGACCTCGGCAGCGGATACAGTTCGATCGCGTACCTGAATCGGTACCCGGTCTTCGAGTGCTTCAAGATCGACAAGTCCTACATCGCGGACCTTCCCGACCCCCGCGCCACCGCCATCCTCACCGCGATCGTGATGCTCGCTCGAGCCTTCGGGTTGGTCGTCGTCGGTGAAGGTGTCGAGACACCCGAACAGTTGGCGACCCTGCGGGAGTGCGGATGTGACCTCGCGCAAGGGTTTCTGCTCGGCCGGCCGATGACGGAGAGTCAGGCGACCATCGCGCTCGCGACGTCCGGTGAACAGGCTGGCGCACCTGCCTAG
- a CDS encoding NAD(P)/FAD-dependent oxidoreductase, with the protein MTSVVIVGSGFTGFECARRLARTLRRDPSVTITIVSPVDYMLYTPLLPDVAGGVVDARFVAIPLSTTLKGVRTVKGRVESVDFEGRQVRYRDPDDDVHTLSWDRLVLTPGSVTRLFDIPGLAVHARGLKSTAEALYLRDHFLGQLELANDDGDPVRQAARRTVVVVGASYSGTELALQLRALADAAAEQLGFAPEAARFVLLDVAKQVMPEVGERLGAAANRVLRSRGIDVRLGLTLKEVRADHVILSDDSRIDTHTVAWVTGVTGAPLVETLGLPMEKGRLKVGADLEVAGRPGVFAAGDAAAVPDLTRPGQITQPTAQHATRQGKTLAHNVAASLGYGVPKPYKHHDMGLVVDLGPHHAVANPLNVHLSGFPAKFVTRAYHLYAIPRAANRWAVGLAYLADALFDRAVVSIGLATNDEAGFAASEGIPLPGAD; encoded by the coding sequence GTGACCTCGGTGGTCATCGTGGGCAGCGGATTCACGGGCTTCGAATGCGCCCGCCGCCTCGCCCGCACGCTGCGCCGCGATCCGTCGGTCACGATCACGATCGTCTCGCCCGTCGACTACATGCTCTACACGCCACTGCTGCCCGACGTGGCCGGGGGCGTCGTCGACGCCCGCTTCGTCGCCATTCCCCTCAGCACCACGCTCAAGGGCGTGCGCACGGTGAAGGGCCGCGTCGAATCCGTCGACTTCGAGGGCCGGCAGGTGCGCTACCGCGATCCAGACGACGACGTACACACCCTGTCGTGGGACAGGTTGGTGCTCACCCCGGGATCGGTCACGCGGCTGTTCGACATCCCTGGCCTCGCGGTGCACGCCCGGGGACTCAAGTCGACGGCCGAGGCGCTCTATCTCCGCGACCACTTCCTCGGACAACTCGAACTCGCCAACGACGACGGCGACCCGGTGCGACAGGCGGCGCGGCGAACGGTTGTCGTCGTGGGGGCCTCCTACTCGGGAACCGAACTGGCGCTGCAACTGCGGGCCCTGGCCGACGCCGCCGCCGAGCAGCTCGGCTTCGCCCCGGAGGCCGCCCGCTTCGTCCTCCTCGACGTGGCCAAGCAGGTGATGCCGGAAGTCGGTGAACGGCTCGGCGCCGCGGCGAACCGGGTACTGCGCTCGCGCGGCATCGACGTCCGACTCGGCCTCACGCTGAAGGAGGTTCGGGCCGATCACGTCATCCTCAGTGACGACTCGCGGATCGACACGCACACCGTCGCGTGGGTGACCGGGGTGACCGGCGCGCCGCTGGTCGAGACGCTCGGGCTGCCGATGGAGAAGGGACGACTGAAGGTGGGAGCCGACCTCGAGGTGGCCGGACGACCCGGGGTGTTCGCCGCCGGCGACGCCGCCGCGGTACCCGACCTCACACGGCCCGGCCAGATCACCCAGCCCACCGCGCAGCACGCGACCCGTCAGGGAAAGACGTTGGCGCACAACGTCGCCGCGAGCCTGGGGTACGGCGTCCCCAAGCCGTACAAGCACCACGACATGGGACTCGTCGTCGACCTCGGACCCCACCATGCCGTCGCCAACCCACTCAACGTGCACCTGTCGGGCTTCCCCGCCAAGTTCGTCACCCGCGCCTATCACCTCTATGCGATCCCCCGCGCGGCCAACCGATGGGCGGTGGGGCTGGCCTACCTCGCCGACGCGTTGTTCGATCGTGCGGTCGTCTCCATCGGGCTGGCGACCAACGACGAAGCCGGATTCGCCGCCAGCGAGGGCATACCCCTGCCCGGGGCGGACTGA
- a CDS encoding GAF and ANTAR domain-containing protein, whose translation MTQGEQLLASVGALQGVAAADKICSTCVTLLDVHATAISLVSNGANLATLGASSPAARLYDEVQFTVGEGPCLSAVADRAPIVIPDLDDPADTRWALYRPVMLAHDIRAVTAIPVMVAGEGVGAFNVFLDTPGTLTEEALALSRLAADLARLPLLSLLDEHLRAAAADPDTEAWTELHLLARTDIAQATGMVMAQLDVDAEEALVRLRAHAYATSSSPTDIARAIIDRRVRLTPP comes from the coding sequence GTGACACAGGGCGAGCAACTCCTGGCTTCGGTCGGTGCGTTGCAGGGCGTCGCTGCGGCCGACAAGATCTGCAGCACGTGCGTCACCCTGCTCGACGTCCACGCCACCGCCATTTCCCTGGTGTCCAACGGCGCCAACCTGGCAACGCTGGGGGCGAGCAGTCCCGCCGCACGCCTCTACGACGAGGTGCAGTTCACCGTCGGCGAGGGGCCGTGTCTGAGCGCGGTGGCCGACCGCGCACCCATCGTCATCCCCGACCTGGACGACCCCGCGGACACTCGGTGGGCGCTGTATCGCCCGGTGATGCTGGCGCACGACATTCGCGCGGTCACCGCCATTCCCGTCATGGTCGCCGGCGAGGGCGTCGGCGCGTTCAACGTCTTCCTCGACACCCCGGGCACCCTCACCGAGGAGGCGCTGGCCCTGAGCAGGCTCGCCGCCGACCTCGCCCGGCTACCACTGCTGAGCCTGCTCGACGAGCACCTGCGGGCGGCCGCCGCCGATCCCGACACCGAAGCCTGGACCGAGCTACATCTGTTGGCGCGCACCGACATTGCGCAAGCCACCGGAATGGTCATGGCACAGCTCGACGTCGACGCGGAAGAAGCTCTGGTGCGATTGCGCGCGCACGCCTACGCGACCAGCAGCAGCCCCACCGACATCGCCCGCGCCATCATCGACCGACGAGTTCGGCTGACCCCACCGTGA
- a CDS encoding bacteriorhodopsin, producing MTSTVLAAEFSATTTYSNTAYLLLLYAFVVAAFALFAAGLYGVKTASEVSKAYRASAIASTCICWVATAAYAVLIIEWVTNFSPTPDGLHYAPARAAVITELRYMDWSVTVPLLTVELLAVAALTRAQTIRWRTAAVVSAALMIVTGFLGVIFGQDALRGVNAAMWVWGAISTAFFVVLYVVAARAYRASTAALSPASSKSYRAALILLFTVFLAYPLAYLVPWWAGADNPGWATAEQLTFTIADIAAKAGFGLLIHRTAKLRTAHDAEHAASTPHRIAAAVPDTMASEVWISGELLSVPPAPTQP from the coding sequence GTGACATCAACGGTCTTGGCGGCTGAGTTCAGCGCCACGACGACCTACTCGAACACCGCCTACCTACTGCTCCTGTATGCGTTCGTGGTGGCGGCGTTCGCGCTGTTCGCCGCGGGTCTCTACGGCGTGAAGACGGCCTCGGAGGTGTCGAAGGCCTACCGCGCGTCGGCGATCGCCAGCACGTGCATCTGCTGGGTCGCGACCGCCGCCTACGCCGTGCTCATCATCGAGTGGGTCACCAACTTCTCGCCTACCCCCGATGGTCTGCACTATGCGCCGGCGCGCGCCGCGGTCATCACCGAGCTGCGCTACATGGACTGGTCGGTCACCGTTCCGCTACTGACCGTCGAGCTGCTCGCCGTCGCCGCGTTGACGCGAGCGCAAACGATTCGGTGGCGCACGGCGGCCGTCGTGTCCGCTGCGTTGATGATCGTCACCGGCTTCCTCGGGGTGATCTTCGGTCAGGACGCCCTGCGTGGGGTGAACGCCGCCATGTGGGTGTGGGGCGCCATCAGCACCGCGTTCTTCGTCGTGCTCTACGTCGTCGCCGCCAGGGCCTACCGCGCCAGCACGGCAGCACTGTCGCCGGCCTCGTCGAAGAGCTACCGGGCTGCGCTCATCCTGCTATTCACCGTGTTCCTGGCGTACCCGCTGGCCTACCTGGTGCCGTGGTGGGCCGGGGCGGACAACCCCGGTTGGGCGACCGCCGAGCAGCTGACGTTCACGATCGCCGACATCGCCGCCAAGGCGGGTTTCGGGCTGCTGATCCACCGCACCGCGAAGCTGCGCACGGCTCACGACGCCGAGCACGCCGCATCGACACCGCACCGGATCGCCGCGGCCGTCCCCGACACCATGGCATCCGAGGTGTGGATCTCCGGCGAGCTGCTCAGCGTCCCGCCGGCGCCGACGCAGCCGTGA
- a CDS encoding Brp/Blh family beta-carotene 15,15'-dioxygenase: protein MTRPVAGVAALARAPTGARHRGDVSAVSGHAVRLATVLAMFGVTAGYLAAAPIVSAGTSRQVGQVLVVTALVLGLPHGAADVDTEALRGASTIRWLAGMAAYAGAAGAAVAAWTQWPTATVLALLLIAAVHFGVSDAAAAPSPYLRILTAIAGGLIPVAVPVALHGPPLVSLLDALSAGHGHTLVTAARAGVPAAGLAAAALVVAAARRRDWLSCGEPLAVLAVFVALPPLLAFAAYYALWHCTRQVLPTLTNVARRHGLTLRHAAARYLVRTAVPSLVVLIAATMVLTQHRIPLTAVAIITVLSLTVPHAATTALQAHLTRTRAQDGRVPGAQRWRGSASRAKAA from the coding sequence GTGACCCGACCGGTGGCCGGCGTGGCAGCGCTCGCGCGGGCCCCCACCGGGGCCCGACACCGCGGGGACGTCTCCGCGGTGTCGGGCCACGCGGTTCGCCTGGCGACCGTGCTGGCGATGTTCGGCGTGACCGCCGGCTACCTCGCGGCCGCCCCGATCGTGTCCGCGGGGACGTCTCGGCAGGTGGGCCAGGTCCTGGTCGTCACCGCCCTGGTACTCGGCTTGCCGCACGGCGCCGCCGACGTGGACACCGAGGCGTTGCGCGGTGCGTCGACGATCCGGTGGCTCGCCGGGATGGCCGCCTACGCCGGAGCGGCCGGCGCGGCGGTCGCCGCGTGGACGCAGTGGCCCACCGCCACCGTGCTGGCGCTACTGCTGATCGCCGCCGTCCACTTCGGGGTCAGCGACGCCGCCGCAGCACCGTCCCCGTACCTGCGCATCTTGACCGCGATCGCCGGTGGACTCATCCCGGTCGCCGTGCCGGTGGCACTGCACGGACCGCCCCTCGTCAGCCTGCTCGACGCCCTCTCCGCGGGGCACGGGCACACCCTCGTCACCGCGGCGCGGGCCGGCGTTCCCGCCGCGGGGCTGGCGGCGGCCGCTCTCGTCGTCGCTGCGGCTCGTCGGCGCGACTGGCTGTCCTGCGGCGAACCGCTCGCGGTGCTCGCGGTCTTCGTCGCGCTGCCCCCGTTGCTGGCGTTCGCCGCCTACTACGCGCTGTGGCATTGCACGCGCCAGGTCCTGCCCACGCTGACGAACGTCGCCCGGCGGCACGGCCTGACGCTTCGCCACGCGGCGGCGCGTTACCTGGTGCGCACGGCGGTGCCGTCGCTGGTGGTGCTGATCGCGGCGACGATGGTGCTGACCCAGCACCGCATCCCCCTCACCGCCGTCGCGATCATCACGGTGTTGTCGCTGACCGTTCCGCATGCCGCCACCACCGCGCTGCAGGCGCACCTGACCAGGACGCGTGCCCAGGACGGTCGGGTCCCCGGAGCGCAGCGATGGCGCGGGAGCGCCTCTCGTGCCAAGGCGGCGTGA
- a CDS encoding TetR/AcrR family transcriptional regulator, giving the protein MTASSATTGSSALGPAGGRAPRVTKRRAQTRAKLLAAAFRVFADKGFGMVRIDDVCSAAGYTRGAFYSQFDSLDELFFTLYDERAEVIAGQVSEALLDSTADVSSAIERVTETLLLDRDWLLVKTDFLLYAARHPDTAERLAAHRSRLRDAVEHRLNAVSDQLALPAPLRDTADAARAVVAAYDGVAAQLLLDGDLAAARAWLTQLLAALLNR; this is encoded by the coding sequence ATGACGGCATCGTCGGCGACGACGGGATCATCGGCGCTCGGACCCGCCGGAGGACGGGCACCCCGGGTGACGAAGCGCCGGGCGCAGACCCGCGCCAAGTTGTTGGCGGCGGCGTTTCGAGTCTTCGCCGACAAGGGGTTCGGCATGGTGCGCATCGACGACGTGTGCTCAGCCGCGGGGTACACCCGCGGGGCGTTCTACTCCCAATTCGACAGTCTCGACGAGCTGTTCTTCACGCTGTACGACGAACGCGCCGAGGTCATCGCCGGCCAGGTCTCCGAGGCACTGCTCGACAGCACCGCCGACGTGTCGTCGGCCATCGAACGCGTCACCGAGACCCTGCTCCTGGATCGCGACTGGCTGCTCGTCAAGACCGACTTCCTCCTGTACGCGGCCCGCCACCCCGACACCGCCGAGCGGCTCGCCGCCCACCGTTCCCGGCTGCGGGACGCCGTCGAGCACCGTTTGAACGCGGTCAGCGATCAACTCGCGTTGCCGGCGCCCCTGCGGGACACCGCGGATGCCGCCCGGGCCGTCGTGGCCGCCTACGACGGCGTCGCCGCCCAACTCCTTCTCGACGGCGACCTCGCCGCGGCGCGGGCGTGGCTGACGCAACTGCTGGCGGCACTGCTCAACCGCTGA
- a CDS encoding MarR family transcriptional regulator produces MNDAFVTEPPADADLLRVASAFQDAVGRAGDRLDATISPSQLRVLDLVGHDGAWSVSGVAEVVGLSPSTISRAVDRLVAAGYVSRERADQDRREVSLGLTRRGRELLDRWDTARLQTLTPIWDTATAEDRAALTRAVHAIAAAASGTRPAASSGGGSGPTQPSGHALRELIRAVTGAPADAVCSLVVETAAAALPEEGVAVDAVTLSLLSVDGRRLVTVAAWPHTTEGNAPVSVDRSAAGESLRGERTILAPDAAGTWAHLPVITPGAVLGVLSVQLPGDPAADGPLLQGLRDYADAVALILPGASAASLQTTMATRTRDWTVAAEMQTRQLSAGRLHAHGVHVAARLEPMHDSCSDSYDMEVVSPTIVDIAVLDCRKSDRDFASVTGFAAAAIRQARRTTTTLTDQAHLADQALWGHFKGRATVDVLLMRITTTPWSVEVLTTSDFTVLRARDGHLDDVHLSPHSPLGHQEDSTFDITRIPVERGDRMFILGDGFRHGTGRTDDNPLRQHLDRITRHSTTNTPDETTRRVLADLLDEWGPTGPLDDTTIVCIDTST; encoded by the coding sequence ATGAATGACGCCTTCGTGACCGAACCCCCCGCGGACGCAGATTTGCTGCGGGTGGCTTCGGCGTTCCAGGACGCCGTGGGGCGGGCCGGGGACCGGCTCGACGCCACGATCAGCCCCAGCCAGCTGCGGGTGCTCGACCTCGTCGGTCACGACGGGGCGTGGTCGGTGTCCGGCGTCGCCGAGGTGGTCGGGCTGTCCCCGTCGACGATCAGCCGGGCCGTCGACCGATTGGTGGCCGCGGGGTACGTCAGTCGCGAACGCGCCGATCAGGACCGTCGCGAAGTGAGTCTGGGGTTGACCCGGCGGGGGCGGGAGCTGCTCGACCGCTGGGACACCGCCCGACTGCAGACGTTGACGCCCATCTGGGACACCGCCACCGCCGAGGACCGGGCGGCGCTGACCCGGGCGGTGCATGCGATCGCCGCGGCGGCGTCGGGCACCCGGCCGGCCGCGTCGTCGGGCGGCGGCTCCGGGCCCACCCAACCTTCCGGGCATGCGCTGCGGGAACTGATTCGCGCCGTGACCGGTGCCCCCGCCGACGCGGTGTGCTCCCTGGTGGTCGAGACCGCAGCTGCGGCGCTGCCCGAGGAGGGGGTGGCGGTCGACGCGGTGACGCTGAGTCTGCTCAGCGTCGATGGGCGCCGGCTCGTCACGGTCGCGGCGTGGCCGCACACCACCGAGGGCAATGCACCGGTGTCGGTCGATCGCAGCGCTGCGGGGGAGTCGCTGCGCGGCGAGCGGACGATCCTGGCGCCCGACGCCGCTGGCACGTGGGCGCATCTCCCGGTCATCACGCCCGGTGCGGTGCTGGGCGTGCTGTCGGTGCAGCTGCCCGGCGACCCGGCGGCGGACGGGCCGCTCCTGCAGGGGTTGCGAGACTACGCCGACGCGGTGGCCCTGATCCTGCCCGGCGCCAGTGCCGCCAGTCTGCAGACCACGATGGCCACCCGCACCCGGGACTGGACCGTCGCCGCGGAGATGCAGACCCGTCAGCTGTCAGCCGGGCGGCTGCATGCCCACGGCGTCCACGTCGCCGCTCGCCTGGAACCCATGCACGACAGCTGCTCGGACAGCTACGACATGGAGGTCGTCAGCCCCACCATCGTCGACATCGCCGTGCTCGACTGCCGCAAATCCGACCGCGACTTCGCCAGCGTCACCGGCTTCGCCGCCGCCGCGATCCGCCAGGCCCGCCGCACCACCACCACGCTGACCGACCAGGCCCACCTCGCCGACCAGGCGCTGTGGGGCCACTTCAAGGGGCGCGCCACGGTCGACGTCCTCCTGATGCGCATCACGACCACCCCGTGGTCGGTCGAGGTGCTGACCACCTCTGACTTCACGGTGCTGCGCGCACGCGACGGCCACCTCGACGACGTCCACCTGTCGCCGCATTCGCCCCTGGGTCACCAGGAGGACTCGACCTTCGACATCACCAGGATCCCCGTCGAGCGTGGCGACCGGATGTTCATCCTCGGAGACGGTTTTCGGCACGGCACCGGCCGGACCGACGACAACCCCCTGCGCCAGCATCTGGACCGCATCACCCGCCACAGCACCACCAACACCCCGGACGAGACCACCCGCCGGGTGCTGGCCGACCTCCTCGACGAATGGGGTCCTACCGGGCCGTTGGACGACACCACCATCGTCTGCATCGACACCAGTACGTAG